In one window of Hymenobacter nivis DNA:
- a CDS encoding flavin reductase family protein: protein MRHITAADIHGFEKVYRLNFVNGLPGFKSANLVGTAAPDGFPNLAIFSSVIHLGSNPPLLGLVTRPTTVPRHTYQNLKDSGCYTLNHVPTTKLAAAHYTSADFPSGISEFEACGFTAEYHDGFPAPYVAESAVSIGMRFLEEHAISNGTVLVVGTVEHVYLRTAGLRDDGTLDLVSMGTAAISGLDGYHEVAPPVRFGYARPGKPPVAE from the coding sequence ATGCGCCACATCACCGCCGCCGATATTCACGGCTTCGAGAAGGTTTACCGCCTCAACTTCGTCAACGGCCTGCCGGGCTTTAAATCGGCCAACCTGGTGGGCACGGCCGCACCCGACGGCTTCCCCAACCTGGCCATTTTCAGCTCGGTGATTCACCTGGGCTCCAACCCGCCCCTGCTGGGCTTGGTTACGCGCCCCACCACCGTGCCGCGCCACACCTACCAGAACCTCAAGGACAGCGGCTGCTACACTCTCAACCACGTGCCCACGACCAAGCTGGCGGCGGCCCACTACACATCGGCCGATTTCCCGTCCGGCATCTCAGAATTTGAAGCCTGCGGCTTCACGGCGGAGTACCACGACGGCTTTCCGGCCCCCTACGTGGCCGAAAGCGCCGTCAGCATCGGCATGCGCTTCCTGGAAGAACACGCCATCAGCAACGGCACGGTGCTGGTGGTGGGCACCGTCGAGCACGTGTACCTGCGCACCGCCGGCCTGCGCGACGACGGCACCCTCGACTTGGTGAGCATGGGCACGGCCGCCATCTCGGGCCTCGACGGCTACCACGAAGTAGCGCCGCCCGTACGCTTTGGCTACGCCCGGCCCGGCAAGCCCCCGGTGGCCGAGTAG
- a CDS encoding T9SS type A sorting domain-containing protein, with protein MKKLFRTGLAVGLLFAAGAPARAQAVANGNFEAWAARNGVDSPTGWLTIDEVIGALSPIRFATGTFTKTTDTHGGTYALRLETKATLFGIVPGGVTLGTKLGALTAAAPAGLPFTGRPTTLQFYYKLTGAQPPVAINGAFTEVSLTRSVNGQSVIVAVGAQKFTTVTSAYALAQVPLVYASSATPDSVHVSFGSGLINISTGAPTGGTAGTVFQIDDVAFTGTATATRDAALAAALTVAPNPGPGGRYVLRAPAALLAAPLAVVDATGRTVRREGPPAAAATARPLDLAGLAAGVYTLQLFTSKGLITKKLVVE; from the coding sequence ATGAAAAAACTTTTCCGCACCGGGCTGGCCGTGGGGCTGCTCTTCGCCGCCGGGGCCCCGGCCCGCGCCCAGGCCGTGGCCAACGGCAACTTCGAAGCCTGGGCCGCCCGCAACGGCGTCGACTCGCCCACCGGCTGGCTCACGATTGATGAGGTCATCGGCGCGCTGTCGCCCATCCGTTTCGCTACGGGCACCTTCACGAAAACGACCGACACCCACGGCGGCACCTACGCCCTGCGCCTCGAAACCAAGGCGACCCTGTTCGGCATCGTGCCTGGGGGCGTGACGCTCGGCACCAAGCTGGGGGCCCTCACCGCCGCCGCACCCGCCGGCCTGCCCTTCACCGGGCGGCCCACCACGCTGCAATTCTATTACAAGCTGACGGGCGCCCAGCCCCCAGTAGCCATCAACGGCGCGTTTACCGAAGTATCGCTCACGCGGAGCGTCAACGGCCAGTCGGTGATCGTGGCCGTCGGCGCGCAGAAGTTTACCACCGTCACGTCGGCCTACGCGCTGGCCCAAGTGCCGCTCGTCTACGCGTCGTCAGCCACGCCCGACTCGGTACACGTAAGCTTCGGCTCCGGCCTGATTAACATCTCAACTGGGGCCCCCACGGGCGGCACAGCGGGCACCGTGTTCCAAATCGACGATGTGGCCTTTACCGGCACAGCCACCGCCACCCGCGATGCGGCCCTGGCCGCTGCCCTCACCGTGGCGCCCAACCCCGGCCCGGGCGGGCGCTACGTGCTCCGCGCCCCGGCCGCGCTGCTGGCCGCGCCCCTGGCCGTGGTGGACGCCACCGGCCGCACCGTGCGCCGCGAAGGGCCCCCGGCCGCCGCTGCCACCGCCCGCCCCCTCGACCTGGCCGGCCTGGCCGCGGGCGTATATACCTTGCAGCTATTCACCAGCAAGGGCCTGATTACAAAGAAGCTGGTGGTGGAGTAG
- a CDS encoding serine hydrolase: MNILRLGGPGARAAAVLLALLAGALAPRTAGAQGLHWGNLLRQLLRRNTAVLGRVLAHPAAYRVQILYTRIRRDARGRPHFRRYGYRLRPREYFYPASTVKLPTAALALARLRALGPQAPGLTADSPMLTDSAFAGQTRVRRDTSSASGRPTVANYVRKVLLVSDNDAYNRLYELVGPGALQAGLRRLGLRRTRIVGRLAVGDAPPGSLHTNPVSFCADTAARQLLYRQPAACWPGPVPHWRLRGMAIGRAHVVGAAVVPGPLNLSQKNIFPLRDQQRALRAVLFPETLPARRRLALAPADYTLLRTAMGEAPAASPHPRYDAAHYPATYAKFLLGGGGQAALPPGVQVFNKIGQAYGFLIDNAYVADSARGVEFLLSAVVYVNANGTLNDDQYEYDAIGFPFLRELGRRVYEAECRRKRP; encoded by the coding sequence ATGAACATTCTTCGGCTTGGGGGCCCCGGGGCCCGCGCGGCGGCCGTACTGCTGGCGCTGCTGGCGGGGGCCCTCGCGCCCCGCACCGCCGGGGCCCAAGGCCTGCACTGGGGCAACCTGCTGCGCCAGCTACTGCGCCGCAACACCGCCGTGCTGGGCCGCGTGCTGGCCCACCCGGCCGCCTACCGCGTCCAGATTTTGTACACCCGCATCCGGCGCGACGCCCGGGGCCGGCCCCACTTCCGCCGCTACGGCTACCGGCTGCGGCCCCGCGAGTACTTCTACCCCGCCAGCACCGTGAAGCTGCCCACCGCCGCCCTGGCCCTGGCGCGGCTGCGCGCCTTGGGGCCCCAGGCGCCCGGCCTCACCGCCGATTCGCCCATGCTGACGGACTCAGCCTTTGCCGGCCAAACGCGGGTGCGGCGCGACACCAGCAGCGCCAGCGGCCGCCCTACCGTGGCTAACTATGTGCGCAAAGTGCTGCTCGTGAGCGACAACGATGCCTACAACCGCCTTTATGAGTTGGTGGGCCCCGGGGCCCTGCAAGCCGGCCTGCGGCGGCTGGGCCTGCGCCGCACCCGTATCGTGGGCCGCCTGGCGGTGGGCGACGCGCCGCCCGGCTCGCTCCATACCAACCCGGTCAGCTTCTGCGCCGATACGGCCGCCCGCCAGCTGCTGTACCGCCAGCCCGCCGCCTGCTGGCCGGGGCCCGTGCCGCACTGGCGCCTGCGCGGCATGGCCATTGGCCGGGCCCACGTGGTGGGCGCTGCGGTGGTGCCGGGGCCCCTAAACCTCAGCCAGAAGAACATCTTCCCACTGCGCGACCAGCAGCGGGCCCTGCGCGCCGTGCTCTTTCCCGAAACGCTGCCCGCCCGCCGCCGCCTGGCCCTGGCCCCGGCCGACTACACCCTGCTGCGCACAGCGATGGGGGAGGCCCCCGCCGCCAGCCCGCACCCGCGCTATGACGCTGCCCACTACCCGGCCACCTACGCCAAATTTTTGCTGGGCGGGGGCGGGCAGGCCGCGCTGCCGCCGGGCGTGCAGGTGTTCAACAAAATTGGCCAAGCCTACGGCTTCCTCATTGACAACGCCTACGTGGCCGATTCGGCGCGGGGCGTCGAGTTCCTGCTCAGCGCCGTGGTGTACGTAAACGCCAACGGCACCCTCAACGACGACCAATACGAGTACGACGCCATTGGCTTCCCGTTTTTGCGCGAGTTGGGGCGGCGTGTGTACGAGGCTGAGTGCCGGCGCAAACGGCCGTAG
- a CDS encoding MBL fold metallo-hydrolase produces MFSNHASRASTPDSMSVVPSLWVLRDVFVNLYYAAVAPAQPQGPWVLIDAGLPGSAGKIQRRANEVFWATPPVAILLINSYLNHVSALPGLLAAWQGAHVHPHPLELPCLTSRSSYPPPNPTVSGGAMAYLSFLYPKKLLNLGPRVQALLADGSVPGLPCWRWLHTPGHTFGHVSFSREEDRVLVAGDAFTTVVERPAGLVPEVAATGHDIAMHGPALREQLLQLARKFDEVARPKIGRYVHTPATADASGVRSVPPPVATPWAKGLLVAGALASVALLLARGTQKKRRSAKSANKLQNPDRYAERARRQRPAD; encoded by the coding sequence ATGTTCTCCAACCACGCTTCGCGGGCCAGCACGCCCGATTCTATGTCCGTAGTGCCCAGCTTGTGGGTGCTGCGCGACGTGTTCGTGAACCTCTATTACGCGGCCGTGGCCCCTGCGCAGCCGCAGGGCCCCTGGGTGCTGATTGACGCCGGCCTGCCCGGCTCGGCCGGGAAAATCCAGCGCCGCGCCAACGAGGTATTTTGGGCCACGCCGCCGGTGGCCATCCTACTCATCAACAGTTACTTAAACCACGTGAGCGCCCTGCCAGGTTTGCTCGCCGCCTGGCAGGGCGCTCATGTGCACCCCCACCCGCTGGAGCTGCCCTGCCTCACCAGCCGCTCCAGCTACCCGCCGCCCAACCCCACGGTGAGCGGCGGGGCCATGGCGTACCTCTCGTTTCTGTACCCCAAAAAACTGCTCAACCTGGGGCCCCGGGTGCAGGCGCTGCTGGCCGATGGGAGCGTGCCCGGCCTGCCCTGCTGGCGCTGGCTGCACACGCCGGGCCACACGTTCGGGCACGTATCCTTCTCCCGGGAGGAAGACCGGGTACTGGTGGCGGGTGACGCCTTTACTACCGTGGTGGAGCGCCCGGCGGGCCTGGTGCCCGAGGTGGCCGCCACCGGCCACGACATCGCCATGCACGGCCCCGCCCTGCGCGAGCAGCTGCTGCAACTGGCCCGAAAATTCGACGAGGTAGCCCGGCCGAAAATTGGCCGCTACGTCCACACGCCCGCCACGGCTGATGCCAGCGGCGTGCGCTCGGTGCCGCCGCCGGTGGCCACCCCCTGGGCCAAAGGCTTGCTCGTGGCCGGGGCCCTGGCGAGCGTTGCGCTGCTGCTGGCCCGAGGCACGCAAAAGAAGCGCCGTTCGGCAAAAAGTGCTAATAAGCTCCAAAACCCCGACCGCTACGCCGAGCGCGCCCGCCGCCAACGCCCGGCCGATTAG
- a CDS encoding outer membrane beta-barrel protein — translation MWKIAAGLLALVGSVLPSMCRAQDTNTKQVPAPYRFYVGGQWAYHQYIFNYSTFPNVTDVSPWYVNAGYYISPRLAVQAGIMYMHDTFTGGGAGVNSAGKPIADIRTDNTWNTLVPMLLRFTLIRTSDRRFSMDALAGGTYGFSHGRLEQTETVAGQVIRYNLIEVRQPGFFLTVGLAGRFIFNRRWEIVGDWTYSRNTANISKQSYWQAGVPNGRTRGLSLGVRYRFNLKRKAAESATL, via the coding sequence ATGTGGAAAATAGCCGCCGGTTTGCTGGCGCTTGTCGGAAGCGTGCTTCCCAGCATGTGCCGGGCGCAGGACACGAACACGAAGCAGGTTCCGGCTCCGTACCGGTTTTACGTGGGCGGGCAATGGGCCTACCATCAATACATCTTCAATTATTCAACGTTTCCAAACGTAACGGATGTGTCGCCGTGGTATGTAAATGCGGGATATTACATTTCGCCCCGGCTGGCCGTGCAGGCCGGTATTATGTACATGCACGACACATTCACGGGTGGCGGCGCGGGTGTTAACTCGGCCGGAAAACCTATTGCCGATATTCGCACAGATAATACCTGGAATACGTTAGTTCCTATGCTGTTGCGCTTTACGTTGATTAGGACGTCAGACCGCCGGTTTAGCATGGATGCGCTGGCCGGGGGCACCTACGGCTTTTCGCACGGACGACTCGAGCAGACGGAAACCGTTGCCGGCCAGGTCATCAGGTATAACCTGATCGAAGTACGGCAGCCCGGCTTTTTCCTGACGGTGGGCCTCGCGGGGCGTTTTATCTTCAACCGACGCTGGGAAATAGTGGGCGATTGGACGTACAGCCGCAACACGGCCAACATTTCCAAGCAGTCGTACTGGCAGGCGGGCGTTCCGAACGGCCGGACCCGGGGCCTGAGCCTGGGGGTCCGTTACCGCTTCAACCTGAAAAGAAAAGCCGCCGAATCGGCCACGCTTTAG
- a CDS encoding esterase/lipase family protein, giving the protein MPELPPEGQPSRLRRALAAAGRVATAPVRGAAYLVGSARAHQHFFLPVLNGALGDQLAARYDPRALRMSFRVDGHDVSVAALGLRAPRQQTVVFLHGLMGDEQIWQTGFADAPDYRRYGPRLAAEAGVRALYIRFNSGLHLSENGRELNCLLSELATAYPDALGKLVLVGHSMGGLIIRSAGYYGSSGGQLEVKSEPLKTPEPNAKEPGQPLTINSHLLTEGAPWLAHLRAVFLLGTPNDGSWLEQNSHFAAHLLKRIDLFPTRFLSNALNQRSNGIKDLRRSILVDEDWQDAHADDLAPPRTAVPLLPGVAYHLLMGSWLKTNRPAALRQYFGDGLVSRGSAQGADIFGNEAALPPGTSVRTAEFQQQHHSGLLTHPEVYQYLKHWI; this is encoded by the coding sequence ATGCCCGAACTTCCCCCCGAAGGCCAGCCCTCCCGCCTGCGCCGCGCCCTGGCGGCTGCGGGCCGCGTGGCCACCGCCCCAGTGCGGGGCGCCGCCTACCTGGTGGGCTCGGCGCGCGCCCACCAGCATTTTTTCCTGCCCGTGCTCAACGGGGCCCTGGGCGACCAGCTGGCCGCCCGCTACGACCCGCGCGCCCTGCGCATGAGCTTCCGCGTGGACGGCCACGACGTATCGGTGGCGGCTCTGGGCCTGCGGGCCCCCCGCCAGCAAACGGTGGTGTTTTTGCACGGCCTGATGGGCGACGAGCAGATTTGGCAAACCGGCTTTGCCGACGCGCCCGACTACCGCCGCTACGGCCCCCGCCTGGCCGCCGAGGCCGGCGTGCGCGCCCTCTACATACGCTTCAACTCCGGCCTGCACCTCTCCGAAAACGGACGCGAACTCAACTGCCTCCTCTCTGAGCTGGCCACCGCCTACCCCGACGCCCTCGGCAAGCTGGTGCTGGTGGGGCACAGCATGGGCGGCCTCATCATCCGCTCGGCCGGGTATTACGGGAGCAGCGGTGGGCAGTTAGAAGTTAAAAGCGAGCCGCTAAAAACTCCGGAACCCAACGCCAAAGAGCCTGGCCAGCCTTTAACTATTAACTCCCACCTTTTAACTGAAGGCGCCCCCTGGCTGGCCCATTTACGGGCCGTGTTTCTGCTGGGCACGCCCAACGACGGCTCGTGGCTGGAGCAGAACAGCCACTTTGCGGCCCATTTGCTTAAGCGCATCGACTTGTTTCCGACCCGGTTTTTGAGCAACGCCCTCAACCAGCGCAGCAACGGCATCAAGGACCTGCGCCGCTCCATTTTGGTGGACGAGGACTGGCAGGACGCCCACGCCGATGACCTGGCCCCGCCCCGCACCGCGGTGCCGCTGCTGCCCGGCGTGGCCTACCACCTGCTCATGGGCTCGTGGCTGAAAACCAACCGGCCGGCCGCCCTGCGCCAGTACTTCGGCGACGGCCTGGTGAGCCGCGGCAGCGCCCAGGGAGCCGATATTTTTGGCAACGAAGCCGCCCTGCCGCCCGGCACCAGCGTGCGCACCGCCGAGTTCCAGCAGCAGCACCACAGCGGCCTGCTCACCCACCCCGAGGTATACCAGTACCTCAAGCACTGGATCTGA
- a CDS encoding POT-type proton-dependent oligopeptide transporter: protein MSHPAAPAAPAVFPKALPFIIGSEVAERFSYYGMLTILPTFLVAQFFNPTHAGALTAGAEARANELVHSFAALGYALPVVGALLADWVLGKYRIILYLSILYCGGHALLAAFSDDLAGFRLGLLVVAVGMGGIKSSVSANLGDQFTQANASLLPKAYGWFQMSIDVGAALATVITPLLYQHFGPAVAFGVPGLLMATAALTFWLGRRRYVRVPPTGFRAGLRQTLGPGEGRAALRRILAVFAFVPALWMLNEQSSSEWVLQATHLNRELWPGFTPLAEQLQLAGIVFGIGMNPLLTYGIYPALARRGLHVTPLRRMGAGMVVAALAVLIIGGVQRGVDAGGHPSAWWQVLAYCVLVSGVITVAITGLEYAYTHAPRALKSLTTALWVLTIAAANFGLSLLNGSIARGGWLAGLHGANFYWFSVALMAVNVTLFALVATRQHEQVYVGPGAA, encoded by the coding sequence ATGTCCCATCCCGCCGCGCCTGCCGCGCCCGCCGTCTTTCCTAAAGCGCTGCCGTTCATCATCGGCAGCGAGGTAGCCGAGCGGTTCAGCTACTACGGCATGCTCACCATCCTGCCCACGTTTCTGGTGGCGCAGTTCTTCAACCCCACCCACGCCGGGGCCCTAACGGCCGGAGCCGAGGCGCGGGCCAACGAGCTGGTGCACTCGTTCGCGGCGCTGGGCTACGCGCTGCCGGTGGTGGGGGCCCTGCTGGCCGACTGGGTGCTGGGCAAGTACCGCATCATTCTGTATTTGTCGATTTTGTACTGCGGCGGGCACGCGCTGCTGGCCGCATTCAGCGATGATTTGGCCGGCTTTCGGCTGGGGTTGCTGGTGGTGGCCGTGGGCATGGGCGGCATCAAATCGAGCGTGTCGGCCAACCTGGGCGACCAGTTCACCCAGGCCAACGCCTCCCTCCTACCCAAGGCCTACGGCTGGTTTCAGATGAGCATCGACGTGGGCGCGGCGCTGGCCACGGTGATTACGCCGCTGCTCTACCAGCACTTCGGGCCCGCCGTGGCCTTTGGCGTGCCGGGCTTGCTGATGGCCACCGCCGCCCTCACCTTTTGGCTGGGCCGGCGGCGGTACGTGCGCGTGCCGCCCACCGGCTTTCGGGCCGGGCTGCGCCAGACCCTGGGGCCCGGGGAGGGCCGGGCGGCCCTGCGGCGCATCCTCGCCGTGTTTGCCTTCGTGCCGGCGCTGTGGATGCTGAACGAGCAAAGCTCCTCGGAGTGGGTGCTGCAGGCCACGCACCTCAACCGGGAGCTGTGGCCGGGCTTCACGCCGCTGGCCGAGCAGCTGCAGCTGGCGGGCATCGTGTTCGGCATCGGCATGAATCCGCTGCTCACCTACGGCATTTACCCAGCCCTGGCCCGACGCGGACTGCACGTGACGCCGCTGCGGCGCATGGGCGCGGGCATGGTGGTGGCGGCGCTGGCGGTGCTCATCATCGGCGGGGTGCAGCGCGGCGTGGATGCCGGCGGCCACCCCTCGGCGTGGTGGCAGGTGCTGGCCTACTGCGTGCTGGTGAGCGGCGTTATCACGGTGGCCATCACGGGCTTGGAGTATGCCTACACCCACGCGCCCCGGGCCCTCAAAAGCCTCACCACGGCTTTATGGGTGCTCACCATCGCGGCGGCCAACTTCGGGCTGAGCCTGCTGAACGGCAGCATTGCGCGGGGCGGCTGGCTGGCCGGCTTGCACGGAGCCAACTTCTACTGGTTTTCGGTGGCCCTGATGGCCGTGAACGTGACGCTGTTTGCCTTGGTGGCGACGCGCCAGCACGAGCAGGTTTACGTGGGCCCCGGGGCGGCATAA
- a CDS encoding M28 family peptidase has translation MTPFFRTTAGWLLAGLTLAAPLAATAQKKPAARKPATNAESAIRQADIKRDLFALADDHFRGREGGTLDELKASAWLADRIRETGMLPAGDDGTYFQFFQLQRTRLTKSSTLSMGTHQLRVNHDAAIVTPVNAAVNAPLVYVGTATPEELAKVDIKGKAVALQISGAPTDGVSYRRYLFGKLRTQAADLLKAGAVAIVFVSDAKAEAVYDHWGHIFERGNYGLPGDANLRVLSQAPTVWLPASALSWVQQAGQQFVADLKVETFAYPSVNIVAKMPGTDAQLKSEYVLFSTHQDHDGTRAPVAGDSIYNGADDNATGCAALLAIMRAFKQQPARRSALFVYHGAEERGLIGSRYYSAHPTVPEKSIVAVLNAEMMGRNAADSAALLGSTPPHRNSSDLVNTALAANQQGPKFKLDTEWDKATHPEGWYFRSDHLPYARLGVPAIMYTSLLHVDYHTPRDEASRIDYTKLTKMTQWMYLTGWAVANRTAPPAREPGFKLER, from the coding sequence ATGACCCCCTTTTTCCGCACTACCGCCGGCTGGCTGCTGGCTGGCCTGACCCTGGCCGCACCGCTGGCCGCCACCGCCCAAAAGAAACCCGCCGCCCGCAAGCCCGCGACTAACGCCGAGAGCGCCATCCGCCAGGCAGACATCAAGCGCGACTTGTTTGCGCTGGCCGACGACCACTTCCGCGGCCGCGAGGGCGGCACCCTGGACGAGCTGAAGGCCAGCGCGTGGCTCGCCGACCGCATCCGCGAAACGGGGATGCTGCCGGCCGGCGACGACGGCACATACTTCCAGTTTTTCCAGCTCCAGCGCACGCGCCTCACCAAAAGCAGCACGCTGAGCATGGGCACCCACCAGTTGCGCGTGAACCACGACGCCGCCATTGTAACCCCCGTCAACGCCGCTGTGAACGCGCCGCTGGTGTACGTGGGCACCGCCACGCCCGAGGAGCTGGCCAAAGTAGACATCAAAGGCAAGGCCGTGGCACTCCAGATTTCGGGCGCGCCCACCGACGGCGTTAGCTACCGGCGCTACCTGTTTGGCAAGCTGCGCACCCAGGCCGCCGACCTGCTGAAGGCGGGTGCAGTGGCTATCGTGTTCGTGTCGGATGCCAAGGCCGAGGCCGTGTACGACCACTGGGGCCACATTTTTGAGCGCGGCAACTACGGCCTCCCCGGCGATGCCAACCTCCGGGTGCTGAGCCAGGCCCCCACCGTGTGGCTGCCGGCCAGCGCCCTGAGCTGGGTGCAGCAGGCGGGCCAGCAGTTCGTGGCCGATTTGAAGGTGGAGACCTTCGCCTACCCGTCGGTGAACATCGTGGCCAAAATGCCCGGCACCGACGCCCAGCTCAAGAGCGAGTACGTGCTCTTCAGCACCCACCAGGACCACGACGGCACCCGGGCCCCGGTGGCCGGCGACTCCATCTACAACGGCGCCGACGACAACGCCACGGGCTGCGCGGCGCTGCTGGCCATCATGCGGGCCTTCAAGCAGCAGCCGGCCCGCCGCTCGGCCCTGTTCGTGTACCACGGCGCCGAGGAGCGCGGCCTGATTGGCTCGCGCTACTACTCGGCCCACCCCACGGTGCCCGAAAAGAGCATCGTGGCCGTGCTGAACGCCGAGATGATGGGCCGCAACGCCGCCGACAGCGCCGCGCTGCTGGGCTCCACGCCACCCCACCGCAACTCGTCCGATCTGGTGAACACCGCCCTGGCCGCCAACCAGCAGGGCCCCAAGTTCAAGCTCGATACGGAGTGGGACAAGGCCACCCACCCCGAGGGCTGGTACTTCCGCTCCGACCACCTGCCCTACGCCCGCCTGGGCGTTCCGGCCATCATGTACACCTCGCTGCTGCACGTAGATTACCACACCCCGCGCGACGAGGCCAGCCGCATCGACTACACTAAGCTGACGAAAATGACGCAGTGGATGTACCTCACCGGCTGGGCCGTGGCCAACCGCACCGCGCCCCCCGCCCGCGAGCCCGGCTTCAAGCTGGAGCGGTAG
- a CDS encoding glycosyltransferase family 2 protein: MKISVVIPTYKRAGLLLEALDSCLKQTLLPYEIIIGDDSPDDETQMVVQALRHDSPIIVRYVHNVPSLKQARNVNMLFSLVEGDKVMLLHDDDLLLPDALETLSAVFAEDPVLKVAYGKQYIIAENGEIDFEGSETLNRDYYREPQYEGSVLTPLEAGLSSQFPCDGYLIDAETIKQVPYDVAAGDACDYSFGLSVGLQSAKTYFVNKYTSKYRITAEAISKGSANDATYQSFELIKNTPVKTPRAKAIRKRRLLEKAPIAITECVNTGRRQEAVKIYFSEWYRPRILTLAGLKRMAYIMFK; encoded by the coding sequence ATGAAAATTTCTGTTGTAATTCCTACATACAAGCGCGCGGGCTTATTGCTGGAGGCCCTCGATTCTTGCCTCAAGCAAACCCTTTTGCCCTACGAAATCATTATTGGCGACGATTCGCCGGACGATGAGACGCAAATGGTGGTGCAAGCCTTGCGCCATGACTCGCCGATTATTGTGCGCTACGTGCACAATGTGCCGTCGCTGAAGCAAGCCCGCAACGTAAACATGTTGTTCAGCCTGGTGGAAGGCGATAAAGTGATGTTGCTTCACGACGACGACCTGCTGCTGCCCGACGCGCTGGAAACGCTTAGCGCCGTGTTTGCCGAGGACCCGGTGCTGAAGGTGGCTTACGGTAAGCAGTACATTATCGCCGAAAACGGCGAGATTGACTTTGAGGGCTCCGAAACCCTGAACCGCGACTACTACCGCGAGCCGCAGTACGAAGGCTCGGTGCTGACACCGCTGGAAGCCGGACTGAGTAGCCAATTTCCGTGCGACGGCTACCTGATCGACGCCGAAACTATCAAGCAAGTGCCGTACGACGTAGCTGCCGGCGACGCGTGCGACTACAGTTTTGGCCTTAGCGTGGGACTGCAGAGCGCGAAGACGTACTTCGTAAACAAGTATACCAGCAAGTACCGCATCACGGCCGAAGCCATTTCCAAGGGCTCGGCCAACGACGCCACCTACCAGTCGTTCGAGCTCATTAAGAATACGCCCGTGAAAACGCCGCGGGCCAAGGCCATTCGGAAGCGCCGGCTGTTAGAAAAAGCCCCGATTGCCATCACGGAGTGCGTGAACACCGGCCGCCGCCAGGAAGCCGTGAAGATTTACTTTAGCGAGTGGTACCGCCCCCGGATTCTGACCCTGGCCGGCCTTAAGCGTATGGCCTACATTATGTTCAAGTAG